Proteins encoded within one genomic window of Halodesulfurarchaeum formicicum:
- a CDS encoding OapC/ArvC family zinc-ribbon domain-containing protein → MPHQCTNCSATFPDGSKEMLSGCPHCGGNTFQYIPEGASPAETSTSEEPPDPPLSEESVTGRMGRAARTVKEYVGDAGSEPDPDESAEDAEVVAQDTPSEDSSSEDRAQASARGDVADLSELPSNTASAGSAGGSTAPSAEGESAGETPPTEGGRVVDEPDSAADTDLETLREELNDQFESIRIVEPGQYELNLMELYDREEHIVALREDGKYMIEVPETWRDD, encoded by the coding sequence ATGCCCCACCAGTGTACGAACTGCTCGGCGACGTTCCCGGACGGCTCAAAGGAGATGCTCTCGGGCTGTCCTCACTGTGGTGGCAACACCTTCCAGTACATCCCGGAGGGGGCCAGTCCAGCGGAGACGTCCACATCCGAGGAACCGCCGGACCCACCCCTCTCCGAGGAGTCGGTCACTGGGCGGATGGGTCGGGCGGCCCGGACCGTCAAGGAGTACGTCGGTGACGCCGGGTCGGAGCCCGATCCGGACGAATCGGCTGAGGACGCCGAGGTCGTCGCCCAGGACACGCCAAGCGAGGATTCGTCTTCCGAGGATCGAGCACAGGCCTCCGCCCGCGGTGACGTCGCCGATCTCTCCGAGCTTCCCTCGAACACCGCCTCGGCGGGGTCGGCCGGCGGGTCGACTGCACCGAGCGCCGAGGGGGAATCGGCAGGCGAAACCCCGCCCACCGAAGGTGGACGCGTGGTCGACGAGCCTGATTCCGCGGCCGACACCGACCTGGAGACCCTTCGCGAGGAACTCAACGACCAGTTCGAGAGCATCCGGATCGTCGAACCGGGCCAGTACGAACTGAACCTGATGGAACTCTACGATCGGGAGGAACACATCGTCGCGCTCCGCGAAGACGGCAAGTACATGATCGAAGTCCCCGAGACCTGGCGGGACGACTGA
- a CDS encoding ABC transporter ATP-binding protein — MTRVELTGVSKRFGGELALEDVSLSIDDGEFFTLVGPSGCGKTTTLRILAGLTEPSAGTVRFDGQSMAGIPPEDRNVGIVFQNVSLFEHRTVAENVAYGLKFHDPPGGVTREKRVAELLDLVDLGGLGDRDPATLSGGQQQRVALARALAPGPDLLLLDEPMSALDASLRDRLRKTVARIQSELGITTIYVTHDQSEALSMSDRLAVMRAGRIEQVGRPETVYEQPANRFVAQFVGENNLFEIQQVDGDIVTIEGGQQFRVRPPVSTGDVLAVRPTALHLGTDDNQLEVEVERVAFHGTGYTLHCDIAGRELVVESDRPAEGIVTVGFSRSAVTVLPAA; from the coding sequence ATGACCCGCGTCGAACTCACGGGGGTCAGCAAGCGATTCGGGGGCGAACTCGCCCTCGAGGACGTCTCGCTCTCGATCGACGACGGCGAGTTTTTCACGCTCGTCGGGCCCTCCGGCTGTGGCAAGACCACGACCCTGCGAATCCTCGCTGGCCTGACCGAGCCCTCGGCGGGCACGGTCCGGTTCGACGGTCAGTCGATGGCCGGGATCCCACCCGAGGATCGAAACGTCGGCATCGTCTTCCAGAACGTCTCGCTGTTCGAGCACCGAACTGTCGCCGAGAACGTCGCCTACGGGCTCAAGTTCCACGACCCACCCGGTGGCGTCACACGGGAAAAGCGAGTCGCGGAGTTGCTCGACCTGGTCGATCTGGGCGGACTGGGCGATCGGGACCCCGCAACCCTCTCCGGGGGGCAACAACAGCGAGTCGCCCTCGCCAGGGCGCTCGCTCCGGGGCCCGACCTGCTGTTGCTCGACGAACCGATGAGCGCACTCGACGCCAGTCTCCGGGACCGACTCCGGAAGACGGTCGCGAGGATCCAATCCGAGCTCGGGATTACCACGATATACGTTACTCATGATCAATCGGAGGCGCTCTCGATGAGTGATCGCCTCGCCGTGATGCGGGCGGGCCGGATCGAACAGGTCGGCCGACCGGAGACCGTCTACGAGCAGCCAGCAAATCGCTTCGTCGCCCAATTCGTGGGCGAGAACAACCTCTTCGAGATACAGCAGGTCGACGGGGACATCGTCACGATCGAGGGCGGGCAACAGTTTCGAGTTAGGCCCCCCGTTTCAACTGGAGATGTCCTCGCTGTCAGGCCGACTGCGTTGCATCTGGGCACGGACGACAACCAACTCGAAGTCGAGGTCGAGCGGGTGGCGTTCCACGGCACGGGGTACACCCTTCACTGTGACATTGCGGGCCGAGAACTGGTCGTCGAGAGCGACCGGCCGGCCGAAGGGATCGTTACTGTTGGATTCTCGCGGTCGGCGGTCACGGTCCTGCCGGCGGCGTGA
- a CDS encoding DUF2073 domain-containing protein — protein MAGIEHETADGVQIELISGQRMRDKTSMEKIRMILDDVRDGNIVILEEGLTPDEESKLIEVTMTEINPDDFSGIEIESFPQSAAGSGNFLSRLIGGQSSNAKLTVIGPANQIHSLQKDETLIRALISGR, from the coding sequence TCGAGCTGATCTCCGGGCAGCGGATGCGCGATAAGACCTCGATGGAGAAGATCCGGATGATCCTCGATGACGTGCGGGACGGGAACATCGTCATCCTCGAGGAGGGCCTCACCCCCGACGAGGAGTCCAAACTCATCGAAGTCACGATGACCGAGATCAACCCGGATGACTTCTCGGGCATCGAGATCGAGAGTTTCCCACAGTCGGCGGCGGGCAGCGGAAACTTCCTCTCTCGACTGATCGGTGGCCAATCCTCGAACGCCAAACTCACAGTAATTGGCCCGGCCAATCAGATTCACTCGCTCCAGAAAGACGAGACGCTCATCCGCGCACTCATCTCGGGGCGATAG
- a CDS encoding DUF7090 family protein — MAYDLAIDGAPTTVAAGTSILLKHPSIGGTDPIDTGFLRPGNERALVVSTRTTAREVAEKLAHYGVDTDRTAILDTLSIDRGYSRRRQQGVQYVSAPDDVAGIVEAVEAFLSERQSGGRLSFDSISELAYYAGEDAAASALAQLSELVAENDAVALFHVSPEVHENTVLERFERACNAVIELSADGQMRTQF, encoded by the coding sequence ATGGCCTATGACCTCGCGATCGACGGCGCCCCGACCACCGTGGCGGCCGGCACGTCGATCCTCCTCAAACATCCCAGCATCGGTGGGACGGACCCGATCGATACGGGTTTTCTGCGCCCCGGGAACGAGCGCGCGCTCGTGGTTTCGACCCGGACCACCGCCCGAGAAGTGGCCGAAAAACTGGCCCATTACGGGGTCGATACCGATCGGACGGCGATCCTGGATACGCTCAGCATCGATCGAGGATACTCACGCCGGCGTCAGCAGGGGGTGCAGTACGTCTCCGCCCCGGACGACGTAGCGGGGATCGTCGAGGCCGTCGAGGCGTTTCTGTCCGAGCGCCAGTCCGGGGGCCGGCTTAGTTTCGATTCGATCTCGGAGTTGGCCTACTACGCTGGCGAGGACGCCGCAGCCAGCGCGCTCGCCCAGTTAAGCGAGTTGGTGGCCGAAAACGACGCCGTCGCGCTCTTTCACGTCTCGCCGGAGGTTCACGAGAACACCGTCCTCGAACGGTTCGAACGGGCCTGTAACGCGGTGATCGAACTGAGTGCGGACGGCCAGATGCGAACGCAGTTCTAG
- a CDS encoding class I SAM-dependent methyltransferase, protein MSIREAFDAWAQEGKDRGMEERHWHTAKHALARMPIEEGDTVLDLGTGSGYALRALRERSIARGYGLDAAPEMVANARSYTEDDAIAFLRSDFQALPFAENSIDHAFSMEAIYYAEDPVEVLSELRRVLSPGGTVYCAVDYYEENVHSHEWQEYIEIPMTRWSREEYREAFREAGLYVAEQDNIPDREVEIPPADAFPTESFETREAMIERYHTYGTLLTVGVAP, encoded by the coding sequence ATGAGCATTCGAGAAGCGTTCGACGCCTGGGCCCAGGAGGGCAAAGACCGCGGGATGGAGGAGCGCCACTGGCACACGGCCAAACACGCCCTCGCCCGGATGCCTATCGAGGAGGGGGACACCGTCCTCGACCTGGGGACTGGAAGTGGGTATGCCCTCCGGGCCCTCCGGGAACGCTCGATCGCTCGCGGCTACGGCCTGGACGCCGCCCCGGAGATGGTCGCAAACGCCAGATCCTACACCGAGGACGATGCCATCGCCTTTCTCCGAAGTGACTTCCAGGCCCTTCCCTTTGCCGAGAACTCGATCGATCACGCCTTCTCGATGGAGGCGATCTACTACGCCGAGGATCCGGTCGAAGTCCTGTCCGAACTCCGCCGGGTCCTCTCTCCCGGGGGCACGGTTTACTGTGCGGTGGATTACTACGAGGAGAACGTCCACTCACACGAGTGGCAGGAGTACATCGAGATCCCGATGACCCGCTGGAGTCGCGAGGAGTACCGCGAGGCCTTCAGGGAGGCCGGGTTGTACGTCGCCGAGCAGGACAACATTCCGGACCGCGAGGTCGAGATCCCGCCGGCCGATGCGTTCCCCACCGAATCCTTCGAGACTCGCGAGGCCATGATCGAACGGTATCACACCTACGGCACGCTCCTTACTGTCGGTGTCGCGCCCTAA